The genomic segment ACAACGAATCAGTACTGAACAGTACAAACACGCTGTCTGCAACTCGACGACAGATACTCACTTTTTTGGGAGGTCTTAGCGGTGCTGGAACGACGACAGCACAGACCGCCCGAGACGTGGGTTCCCCGGAAGAGGCCGCGACCGGCGCCAACGCAACGCAGTCAGTGGGGACCGTTACGCTCGTCCACGACACGCACTTCCACGGGCGGTTCGAAGATGCCTTTGACCAGGCGCAGAACGTCGCTACTTATTTCGGGATCCACGAGGCGATCGCGGACCGACGGGAGAACGTCCTCCGGCTCGGCAACGGTGACGACCTCGCCTCCTCGGTGCTGTCGGCGGTCTTCGACGGGAGACACATGGTCGACGCGCTGAACGCCGGCGGGCTCGACTACGACACCTTCGGCAACCACGACTTCGACATGGAACCGGAGATTCTCCGCAAGCGTGTCGCCGACAGCGAGTTCACGTGGGTGAGCGCGAACGTCCGCGAGAAGGCATCCAGCGATGTGTTCGCAGCCGAGGCGGGCGCAGCCCGCTACGCGATCGAGGAGGTCGGCGGGGTCGCCGTGGGGATCACCGGGGTGATCACCGTGGAGGCGTCCGAGATCACCTCGATCGGCGAGGACACGCGGGTCCTCAACCCCGCGAAGACGCTCGCGGAAGTGGTCCCTGAGATGCGCGAGGAGGGCGCTGACGCGATCGTCGTCCTCTCGCACGTCGCGGGGTCGGAGGCACGATCCGTGGCCGAGGCGGTCAACGGGATTGACGTGATCGTCGGCGACCACGCGGCGGAGGTCCTCGACGAACCCGAGGTTGTGAACGACACGCTGCTCTCCTTCGTCGGTGACGAGTTCGAGTACGTCAGCGAGCTGGCACTCTGCGTTGGCGAGGACGGAATCACGGATCACGAGTTCACCCGCCACGAGACCGCCGCGCTGGCGGAGGTGGAGGCG from the Natronococcus sp. AD-5 genome contains:
- a CDS encoding bifunctional metallophosphatase/5'-nucleotidase, translated to MGSPEEAATGANATQSVGTVTLVHDTHFHGRFEDAFDQAQNVATYFGIHEAIADRRENVLRLGNGDDLASSVLSAVFDGRHMVDALNAGGLDYDTFGNHDFDMEPEILRKRVADSEFTWVSANVREKASSDVFAAEAGAARYAIEEVGGVAVGITGVITVEASEITSIGEDTRVLNPAKTLAEVVPEMREEGADAIVVLSHVAGSEARSVAEAVNGIDVIVGDHAAEVLDEPEVVNDTLLSFVGDEFEYVSELALCVGEDGITDHEFTRHETAALAEVEAIEPHPDVQAVREEYETKLEAEIDEVIGETEIALDTRRETIRTRESNLGNFVADAMRDETGADLALMNGGGIRSDTLYGPGEITNRTVVDILPFPNHVVILEVTGEILRVALENGVSQIEDLSGRFPQVSGFSYTFDPDAPVGERVREVCIRGDPVDPSATYTLATNDFVAGGGDGYEMLADATVLLYSDAGPLLSTLVITTIEAESPIAPEIEGRIMRLDAAAVMSAAD